The genomic stretch tcattgttGCTGATTTATACAGGTATGTTCCACCTGGTGTGTGATCATTACTGGGTATATTGATTGTATTGCTTGCACAGGAGATGGCATATGTAAAGTTTGTTTGTATGTCCTTTTTATGATCTTAactttaatgcattttatttgggGAATTCGTAGTAAAATTGGTCAAAGCGAATACCTGTATGTGAAACATGGGTGCATTAACTGGCAACCAGCTGCGTCTTTTCTATTGAATGTCATGCAATTCTCAAATCAAATTGACTTAAATCGAAATGCTAAAAAATGAAGGGTTTCCCCTACAGCATTCATCAGATCTTAGTCTTCCAACTTCCACTCTAcatatacatatgaagcagctaccaatgcgattcgatttcgatttgattcaacacaatgtgatttaATGCAACACAATCgattggaaaaaaatatgatgctatgctaTTTAATATGGTacatattttccttcttttatttctttgcttcagacagacagcaaattattaatttgattaaGTGTcgtctgacttctaacgcatggcccttttacaaacaggcctttatagggcaaaataaataaataattaaaacataaaaccagatgttcttttcctgttctgtttccaggaagatgcagctctacctctgccatgttaatctatattttatgtgactctcaggacacgcctcggtctacGCGGTCACTTGTCATATTTAGACTACGCTCTTGAGAAACATTTTAGTGTggagaaatcaatctatatatacattatgGGTCACAAataatttctaaataatacaaGTATAGCACATTTACCAAACatgatatgaaaaataaattagttttcacagatgcaaatatgttcaaaataatgcatcgcgatacaaatgccaacttgttgCATTGCTGTTACTGCTGCTAGTATggtaataatattactaatacAACTAAAACTAATACTAGTAGTAAAACACTCATCTGTACCTTTTATTACTACAGTAGGCTGTTAATGCAATTTTTACAATACTTCTACTTTTATTAatacactactactactacaactactactataaGAATAATACTATTCACTACTTCACTACTACTATAACAAGTACAACTGctgatattattatttctgctgCTGCCATTACTGCTTTTATTGTTACTATTtttactaatataaataataccaatacaactactactaccattactTATACACTCCTCTACTAGTACTAGTACTACTACACTGCACCTACTATCACTATTTATACTacaattattactgttattacttctactactactacttctattTTCTCAAATAAAGTGAGTTCTGTCTTTTCCCAATCTTCAGTCaggtcaaacatttccaaaTTTCTAGTCTATATTCCTATACACATCAGTCAATTTTTTAACCACTCACACAACTCATAATTCATTAACCGTTCAGTGATGCATCAGGATTTCAAAGCACGCATCAGTTTAATCATTGAACTGTGAAGTAGAAGATAATAGAGGagttcagcaaaaaaaagaatcccGCACACAAATTAGAATGAGCTGCGTCCATACAATAATAAGCTCCAGTATAATGTACAGGATGTCATAATAATGAGATCTTTCACGTTGAGTACGTAACAACATAAGATCatgatttctgtttaattttACACGATGGTGACTATAGAAAAGGTTCCTTGGCTCTGCCCAATGTATAGGGGGAGGTTTGATAAGTGATGCACAAAAAGACAAGAGTCAGGTGGCAATCTTTATTTCACATTAAAGTtaattcagaaaataaataatctataCCACAACAAAAACATGTATGCAAAATGATTGCCTCAAAAATGATCATTTGGATGATAAACAACAAATCCTGATACACATTGCCATATATTGGAAGCTGTAATGGTCAGAAATGGCAAGATAATCCAGAGAGATGAGAAGATTAAATTAGAAAGAAATGTAAACGGGAATGGGTGGATCGCTAGGGTGTAACCGTATTACATACTGATTTGGaatagggatttttttttttttttggcgtgGCATTTAGCACAGTAATTATAGAAACACAATGGTTAGGAAACGAAATATGGTTATGTCTTTGCTTGAACTTGTCAGGGTTGTGCCATAGTGAAAAGCACGTACATTGTGTCACAACTTTGTCTTCGAGTCGAGACCATTTTAACGTGATCTTGTTACCTCACTGGAATgatttttgtgggttttttacCCTCTCACTACATTCTAGTGTCATTTCCACTTTGTATGCATTCCAGGGGAACTGGATGTGAAGTATGTGACAAGTTCGAGTTTGTATTAACATGATTTGCTTCACAGGACGTTCAGCCCCTATGTGACTTTTTCATCAacgtctctctttctctgcctgtactgttctgtactgttataTCTAATGGCGACCCACATTTCTAAGTGTCAGATGTCATTATGTAGTCATGAAACTGTTGcaacattttcttaaaaaaagtgACATTTCCATTCCTGTAATCATTACATTAGTCCTTCTGCATGCgtgcagagacacacacacacacacacacacacacacacacacagatactcaTATACTATGTcctcactcactaactcacatacacacacactttaacactttCATTTGTGCTTGGAGGGAACTGGAGCAGCAGCATCATCAACCGGATACTGTTGTCAGTATAATGGATAACATCTTAAGTACAGAAGATTTAATAGCCAAGTCCCACGAAGCGAAAGACTTCGCCTACTCTCCGTACAGCAAGTTCAGAGTAGGAGCAGCTCTTCTGACACGCGATGGAACCGTCTACACAGGTAGGGAGATTATTTTACACCTAGAGGTTTAAATTTAATGAACACTGAATGGGAGATTGTAGGACGGGCGGAAATGCTTCTAGTTTTGCTAAGAATATTAAATGTACTATATCTAGAACTACATCAACCACCTAGTGCTTTACATCCTCGCCTGTATTAATACTAATGCTATTATAACTACTAGTATTACACCTATAATACTGTGTTGCTATTTCTTACATGAGCGTTTTGCATGTGATTCCCAGAAGGAAGGTTTGAACACAAAGCTACACTGTTTGATGTTAATAATCAACACAGCAGTGGTTTACATTGTGCCTCCGAACACTGTCGGTAGTTTGTGAGGCATAACACAGGGACTATTGTAGAAGGGAACAGCTGAGTGCCAGTAAaaggggtgggtgggtggggtggggtgcTTATCGTGAAAACGGCAAAGGCCACAAAGCTTAGAGAGGTTATATAATTGAGCGTTTCTACTGTACTGCAACATTTCACAGCTCGACATCGGTTCTTAGAAGAGCAGGACGTATCTGAAAACGCAGAATACGAGTGTTGAGTGTGACAGATTGCAAAGGCTTTGGTTAAGAACTAAAACCTCCATTTAGGCTTCATGTATGGGTTTAAGTGAGAAACATAAAGGGATTTAAGGAACTTAATTATTGACCAAAATCAGTTTGGTGTGGAAATATGCTTCATTACCTATGAGGCAATGAAGGATTGCTACTCGTTTATAAGAAGTTATTATCACACTGAAGTCTGTTACTGACTTGTGCATAATCTCTTTGACAAAGAAGTGTTATAAGGACTGACGTTTATAGACAATTGATCAAAAGATGTTTTGTatacatctcattccacatttagtcctcatttgcttgtataataacctcctctcttctgggaagatgttcccttAGATTGTTtcgatatttgtgctcatttattaaaagtcaggtgctgatgtagtggaggtgaggacgcttggggtgcagtcagcatttacattcatcccagaagtgtttagtagggttgagtcagagctctatagcaggagatcttccactacaacccaGGTATATGATACCTTCATAGACAGTGGTTTTGTGATGCTGAAACAAGTTTAAAGCATCCAAAGTCATTTTATACAATGGTGTGCTTCTAACATTGTAAACAGTTTAGTTAAGAATGAGTATATTTGGAGAGGTCAGGTgtcttaatacttttgtccaaatagtgcaTGTGAagtgtttataaaatgtatatattttaatataaagatGAATCCTGTGATTATATTCTAAATGGTCACCATACTCACTAATCTCAGGTAGTAAATGAGTAATGAGTAATAATTTAACCTCTTAATGTTCTAGGCTTTAAACCAAATATTTACGgtgataaaaagaaatatcttcatggaacagaAACCAAAACtgaagcatatatatatatatatatatatatatatatatatatatatatatatatatactttattttaaataagaatgGTACTCTTAGACCCAAATACTGTATGCATTATGTCTGATCTGAAGTAagcaaattataatttttttaatgctaatgttttgttttgcttgtaCTTTAAAGGGTGTAATGTAGAAAACGCTTGCCTCGCCCTTGGTATCTGCGCTGAGGTAGTCACTATCTCCAAAGCCGTGTCAGAGGGACATCGAGAGTTTAAGGCCATTGCTATAGCCAGGTTCGATTCTATAATATTGTCTTTAAGCATATTTGTAAAAGATACTTTCATTATGTTTGGGttaaatgaattattataaatgttctttttttttaaatagtgataTGGCAGATAATTTCATCTCACCCTGCGGTGGCTGCAGACAGTTCATGAGGGAggttggttgtttgttttttttgcttcttttctttcctttttaatcaTGCAGTAGGATTGCTGAAATGATTTTCGTTTGTCTTGCAGTTTGGCCTGCAATGGGAAGTTTATATGTCAAAACCAGATGGCTCTTTCCTAAAGCAGACTGTGAACGACCTCCTTCCTGTTTCATTCGGTCCTGAAGACTTGCTGAAGTGAAAAGTGATTCCTTCTAAGaagatattttttcatttttttcgaCTGAACAAACGTGCTGGCTTTTAGGAATGAAAATGTTGATTTATATgctattatatttatgaaatgtattaatgctGAATAAAATTGATCAGTTTTATACTTGTATCATGTGCTcatataatgtgtttatattttcttttgagTACTAACaagtcaaacaaaaaaaaagaagaatatatacTTTGATATCCTTATGGAAGGAGTCACCAGTGTCAGTACTTTGCAATGGCCAATACGTTTTTCCACCATGATGGGATTATCAAGAgtctttctgcctttttttttactttgcagttatataaataaataaataaaataacttttaagAGCTGCTGAAACATAAGTACTAAGTTACTATTCTACAAAGtaactataaatgtatataaaaacacaataaaacactgaatgGTTTttggtggtaacagtaactcgTGTCAGGCTGCATCAAAACCCTCATCTtcaagcatatgttcatggagctgtttTAACTTTGTGGTTTAGTTAAGaataaaagtcaggtgtcgTCCCTTACTTTAAGTCCTAAAAGGCCATGCatgataatatatttattttttcttgttttctcatgatctcgtGTTGTTGGGAAGTTTCTGTGACGTCATAGGTAACTTATCATGCTTGGTATAATCTGTACGTCTGCCTCTAGTGCCATGAATTCTAATTATACTGTACCATAATAAAGATGTGTCACGTGATGGAACCGTTCAGCCAATAGGCATCATGTAAACACTGTCCTTGCTATATAATTATCAGAGCGAACGGAGCGCGTTCGCGTGTAATAACTTTCGATATATATTTTTGGACATTTTGATAAATCATGTCGGTCAAACATGCTCTCAGTCGAGGGCTGGAGTTCAGCCGCTCGCTTTTCCAGCTCGGGATTTTAAAACCTGCGGGGCGAATCGCAGGAAAGTTCCGAGGTGAGCGCTTGCGGGTGAATCAACCAGGCCGCAGCGTGCAGCCTCGGACTTTCCTGCCTGCCCGCTACCGGTATTACCGCACGTCTCTCAGCGGCCTCGCAGCGCAGCTCCAGTCCGCCGGCTTCCGTAGGCTGATCGGAGGAGGCTCTCCGAGAAACAGAGCCGTGTTTCTGGCTTTCGGTGTCGGTTTAGGTTTGATCGACCAACAGCTAGACGAGGACCGACGGAGCGCTGCGACATGTCAAGAAATTCAGGTAATTTAACAACAGCGGCTGAAACCATTAAAGGGGCAATtgctaaaatatttgtacacgTTTTAGACTTTAAGGGTCGTTTAGAAAAACTTCTCCATACATTACATcgcttgtttattaatttcactattaaaataCTTCttgatattgatgatgatgatgatgaaatgtTTCCGGGCCAGAAATGTCTCCGCCCCCCTCCCTTCCCATCctcttttaaattaaacattgagagtatattataataaatactatCCTAAATCCGGATACATACAAACACTCGCATCCCTGTGCACGAGCAAATCGTTTATTAACTATTATCATAGTTTTCAAAAGCTTTTGTTTTCACAGTCCGCACCGAAACACAGAAACGgcgttttcaaatttatcttCTAcggagagcgttttcaaaaagctacgtttttgTTGTCTGAGAAAGTACGGAAGGCCAAAATGTGTGGACAtgtataaattagattttaAGAATTGAAAAGGTTAAAAGTTCATAAGGATGTGGAGGTCCTACAGAAAACTACTTTGAGAATAATTGTCATGATTTGTGATGTTTCACTCGTTCCATTAACGAAATG from Silurus meridionalis isolate SWU-2019-XX chromosome 16, ASM1480568v1, whole genome shotgun sequence encodes the following:
- the cdaa gene encoding cytidine deaminase a, whose amino-acid sequence is MDNILSTEDLIAKSHEAKDFAYSPYSKFRVGAALLTRDGTVYTGCNVENACLALGICAEVVTISKAVSEGHREFKAIAIASDMADNFISPCGGCRQFMREFGLQWEVYMSKPDGSFLKQTVNDLLPVSFGPEDLLK